One Drosophila teissieri strain GT53w chromosome X, Prin_Dtei_1.1, whole genome shotgun sequence genomic window, GTGCTCATTTGCGTACGTACAGCGAATTCGGCAATTGAAGCTCATTAAGTAGCCGAAAATGGAACTAAATCACCCCAAACCCGCACCCCCCAAACACCCAACCCCCGCGCCACCATACTTGGTGCTTGATCGTTTCAATAACATccgcccagccacccacatTCACAGCCCCACTCGCAATGGGAGGCCCAAGACcgtatccgaatccgaatccgaatccaaaccGAATCCCAAAGCCACAGCCaaaatccgaatccaaattcTGTGCGTCAATGgcacactgcaaaaaaaaagaaataagtGATCAATTGGGGATTGTTAATGGTCAGCCATAAAAAGCATCGAATTTcgtatgaaatatattatatgtatatctatcaGAGAAAAGccattattaaatttaattgggcATGACCAATTGCTGAAATTGGTGCATACATTTAAATGGGTGAATTTCTTTGAAAAAGTTCGAAATTTATTAGGTAGCTTCTAGTGTtctatgaattatttattttcagtgatatctttgtgatatttttaatGGCACTTGCGTGTgttaaatttcatttgagcTAAATATCTCAAGCATTTGAAAAGCCACCGCAATAGTTTTCAGTGTGCCAATAGAAGAAGAGAGACAAAGACTCACACTCAGCGAAATTGGGAGAGCGAAGAGGTGGTAAAGAGCGAGCGGGGGGGTGGACAACAAACtgtttactttattaattttaagctTTTGGTAGTTGgtagaaaagtaaaaaaaagaagcacaaATACTGAGAGAAATTGTTATGCGAATGTGAATGGTGGGCATTAAGCGCGTAGTGTCCACTGTTcagagtgggtggtgctgttAATTGGAGGGGGGGGATTGTTTTCAGGGGGGGGTGGTTGCCAAGTGGGGGTGGCGAGTGCAGGCATTACGTACCCCCACAccaagtacatacatatgtacatatgtctaGGCACACGATCCAATGTATAATATCTATATGCAAAGTACACAGCGCGATATATCGAGTCGTTATCGTCGACGTAGGTTTCTGCTTTTCGCTGTTGGTGTTGACGGCATCGAAGATTGtacaattgtttttattagatAACACGCAAATTTGAATTCGAAACCAAGCCCAGCTAGATGGAAATACAAAGCAAATATCTGCCAGGAGATAAGCGAAGGAATGGAATATCACGGATCAATTAAATGCTATTAGGAAAGTTCCAAAGATCCCATGCtcttacatacatacttatGTATGTGAAGTGAGGGCTTTTAATCCAATTTAGCTTATTGAATAATGGTCTTTATAAATAACTGATTGTGTACAAGCAGCAAGTAGCATTAACATAAGAAATATCACACATACGTCACGTATGCCCGCGCTATTAATAAAAAGCAGAGCTAATAAAAACCAGAGTTGGGAGAAGAAAGGATGAAGACGAGTAGGAAAGAAGCAGTCTTGCAGATTGTAGATGGAAATAATTGTGATAACATTACTACTTGAgtataaaatgcatttacttCTCGTTTTACTCGGTTACTTCAAGTGAGTAGTGCAACATTACTAAGATCTTAGTACGCAGATACTTTGCGCCCTTAAAATGGCCCTGTTTTGCAACCACAGAGATGAGATACGATGAGATCTCCCTTAGCTATGTGATAACCTGAAACTAGGAAGATATCATCAATTAACACACTCGGCGAAATGAGCGGAAAACTGTGTAGTAACGTTTTTGTTGGAGCTGTGAATATTCTGGAATTGCTGATAAGCTCGGAACCCTTGTCCCACTTACGAGCACTTAGTATTCAAGCCCTTGCAGTTGCAACCCTTGACTTGAATCAGAATTAGATAAGCCAAATGTATAGTAGACGATCGCGCTGAGCTCTGAGCTCCGAGTTAAGTACGTTAAGTACGTTAAGTAAGGAGAGATCTATGGTTGATATGGCTGTACTCCCATAGTTCTCTAGATGTCGGAGAAACAaggttgttgatgttgttgctgctggtgttgtgTTGCTCATGTTGCTCGTGTTGctcatgttgctgttgctgcttcgtTATCGCCGAGCGGCGACGGCGTCAACATTTGCCAATGACGTCAAATGttataaagaaattttaagttcgcatatatgtacttatatatgcacacatgcatatgtatttgCATGGCAGGAgatagtgtgtgtgtgtgtgtgtgtgtgtgtatgtacatatacccGTGAGCaagtgttgttgctgttgtgcacTGGCGTAACTGGATAGCCGCGTCGCTGGCATTTCCATTATTATCATAATGTGCTGTTCGATTTGGGCTTCgcattggattggattgtATTGAATTggattcgattcaattcgattcgattcgatacgattgccttgccttgccttgccCGACTCTGGGCGGTTTCGCTTGTGGTTGCCGCTCGGTGGTGTCGCTGATTGCCACTTGGTGCCCActtggtgttgctggtgctgctggtgacCATTGGCCATTGGTTTCCCCATCTTGCCAGCTTCTAGCTGCGGATGCCGCAGATGGAGCTGCCAAGATGACAAGATGCCAACACGCTCCGACAATGCCTACTTAGTTTCGTCTTTCCTCACTTTGTGCGGACTGCGTTACAtggcacatacatatgtatgtggtaaatttaatcaattttgatTGATGTGTGCGCTTtacagccgcagcagcagccattaCATCTATATACACCCAAAAGCAGGCAAAAGCCAAAGACGCAGCTGCAACGAAGCGATGATTCCCTGATGAAGAAGGCAATAGCGCTTCACCATTAATAGAACTTAGTAGCTGACATGGGAAAGTAAATCCTCAGAGCAGATAGCTCTAAATACTCTAAAGAGAATGCTGTTTAGTGCTTTTGAGATCCTGCGATGAGATGGAAGGGTATCTGGGTGGCTTGAAGACTCATATGAACCGCTCAGTCGCTCGTTATGATCGCGTGGCCAGTGGTGTTCGCTGGCAAAAGGGGGatgggaaaggggaaggggaacgGGGAAATATGATGTGGTTTTTAGGCGCGAACGGGTTCGCAAATGCGCAGAAATCGCAGTGCAGCGACTCCTCGGCTCTCCAGATCTCCAACTCTCTGTCGTCTCTCTCTCACTGGCGACTCGATCTCCGATCGGTGTAACTCAATGTGCGAATTTTCGTTGCCCAATTGCAGAAGTACACACATAGTTGCAGTCGCTAGCAGGTACCACTGATGCACTGCAGCGAGTGCCGTGGGCCAGAATCCATGTAAGATGTCCGTGTGCGCCCTCAGCCAGCCACAGCCGCCGAATAACCCaaatcagaatcagaagcaTCAGAAGCAGAACGGGCCAGCGAGACTGCCGGCCTTGGccaccggaaacggaagtggcaTCGGCAACGGAAGTGGTATAGCACTTAACGGCAAGGCCAAGGGCTCCGTAACGCCACCCACACCGCCGCCCTCGCCGCAGGTACGGATCTACGAGGACTTCGACAGGATGAGCGCCAAGGAGGTGTACTACAATGAGGCGGGCAAGAAGGTGACCGTGAAGCTGCTGCACTTTCCCGACGTGCCGCCCGAGGAGAtagccaaattgaaattcgacgacgacgacgatgaagAGGAGGATGGCAACGAAAATGGTGACGACGATGATGGCGAAGACAAGGGCGAGGAGGCCGACGAGGATAGCGATTCCGGACGCAGACCCACATCGGCGGACAGCGAGGATGCGGGCCAGAAGTCGGAGTCCAGTGGCGGTGCCACCAAAGCCACCGCCATACCAGGCTCATCCAAGAAGATCTTTCGCCGCAAACTCTCCGGCAACAATATGCAGCCACGGAAATGCAGCTTGGCCTTCGCCCAGGCACACGGCATACGCCAGCGGGCGGAGAAGAAGCTATCGATGCCCACCATTAGCATCACGGCCAATTCGGGTGAGCATGTGGCCCACAATTGTGGCCTGCGCCTCAACTTGGGCCGCAAGCTGTCGCAGCAGCACTCGCTGCCCCTGGGCTCacccgccacgcccacatcgcCCATGAATCCGGGACCACGACGTTCACACTCGCCGCTGGGCCAGAGTTTGTGCCCCGGCTACATCCAGTACTCCAAGTCGCTGCTGGAGGTGCCCATGCCGCGGGACTACGGCTACGCCAGCAGCGATGATCTCAGCTCCGAGTGGGACTCGGATGTGTCCACATCGGCGGCCGGCTCCGCAACGGGAACGGGTGCCACCACATCTCAGGCCACCACCGGCAAGAAGGTAGGATGGGTAGCCCATTAGAGATAGATCGTGTGCTCAGGATCTGATC contains:
- the LOC122624627 gene encoding inositol-trisphosphate 3-kinase A isoform X2, with the translated sequence MSVCALSQPQPPNNPNQNQKHQKQNGPARLPALATGNGSGIGNGSGIALNGKAKGSVTPPTPPPSPQVRIYEDFDRMSAKEVYYNEAGKKVTVKLLHFPDVPPEEIAKLKFDDDDDEEEDGNENGDDDDGEDKGEEADEDSDSGRRPTSADSEDAGQKSESSGGATKATAIPGSSKKIFRRKLSGNNMQPRKCSLAFAQAHGIRQRAEKKLSMPTISITANSGEHVAHNCGLRLNLGRKLSQQHSLPLGSPATPTSPMNPGPRRSHSPLGQSLCPGYIQYSKSLLEVPMPRDYGYASSDDLSSEWDSDVSTSAAGSATGTGATTSQATTGKKSSGWRKIRNIVQWTPFFQTYKKQRYPWVQLAGHQGNFKAGPEPGTVLKKLCPKEEECFQILMHDLLRPYVPVYKGQVTSEDGELYLQLQDLLSDYVQPCVMDCKVGVRTYLEEELSKAKEKPKLRKDMYDKMIQIDSHAPTAEEHAAKAVTKPRYMVWRETISSTATLGFRIEGIKKSDGTSSKDFKTTKSREQIKLAFLEFLSGHPHILPRYIQRLRAIRATLAVSEFFQSHEVIGSSLLFVHDQTHASIWLIDFAKTVELPPQLRIDHYSAWKVGNHEDGYLIGINNLIDIFVELHASMEANAKAEAIQSPVSSGDPAEETEESKS